The Anaerolineae bacterium nucleotide sequence GGTGAAGAGGGCTAGAGCGAAGGGGGGCTCGTTCTCGCCCGTGTAGTTGTTCTGCTGCAGGCGCGCTCCCGTGACGTGCAGGGGCAGCCCGGCCACGTCCAGCCACACATCCAGGGGCCACTCCTGACCCAGCTGGGGGTCGTCGCCCAGGTCGAGGGTGAACTCGGCTTCGAGGGGGACGTTGAAGGCGATGGAGTCTACGATCAGCGTCAGCCGGCTGGCCGCGGGCGACACCGGGCCGAAGGTAAGGGTGCACATCTCGCTGCCGGGTTGCGGCGTCGGTGTGGGAGCAGCGCCGAGCTCGATGACGTGGCTTTCGATGGCCACCGCCACCTGTCTCTCTGCCGCAAGGCTGGCGGCAGAGGGGCCGGCGCCCTCGTAGTAGACGTGGCCGAGGTCGTCCCGCAGGGTGGCAGTCCTCTCGTAGCCCAGGCGGGGGAAGCGCCACTCCGGGTCCGGCCAGCTCACCTGCAGGTTGAGGGCGGTGCTCTCGGGGCCCTGGGCCACCTCCAGCAGGCGCAGGGTGACACCGTGGTGGCTGTCGGTCGCGTCCTCAGGTGTGTACGGGGCAGTATAGCCGGCCCCCATCATCTCTCCGCTCGTGGGGTGCAGTCCCAGAGCCACCTTCCAGTTCTCGGGCGCCGTCCCGGGCAGCACGATGGGAAGGCGCTCCACCAGCAGGTCCACCCGGTACACGTCGGCCGGCAGGGGCGGGAAGTCCACGGTGGCCTCGCCCCGGCGGGCTCTCCACCCCGTGGGGGCCAAGGTGCTGCCGTCCGGCAGCCGGAGGAGAAAGCCGGGATCGCCGTCGGCCAGAGACTCGTCCGCCAGGGGAGGAAGCCCCTCAGCCCGGATACGGACGACGGTGCGGTTCGGCTGGGCTAGCACCTGTTCCACGGTGAGCGTGACGCCCTCGCGGGTAACGGACACGGGGGCCGGAAGGGCCCGGGTATCGGTCAGGTCCACGAAGCCGATGCCGAAGAAGTAGCCCGGCAGCCGGCCCAGTTCGGCCAGCACCTGGGCCGGCCCTCCCAGCGCCACCGCCAGGGCCAGCACGAGGGCGAGCGCCAGCGCCGCCGGAACCCAGGCGTGGCGCTCGAGGAAGGCTCCCAGACGGGCGCCAAGCCCCCTCAGCTGCCTTGGCGGCGATGGCGGCCTGACAGGCTCAGCCGCACCCTCCCCCTTAGTCAACAGCCGCTCCCTCAGGGCTCGCAGAAACTCGCGGTCCGGTTCGGCGGCAGCGAACAGCCGAGCCAGAGCCTCCTCGGTAGCCTGTATGCCCCTGTCGTTCATCTCACTTGGGACCATCGCTCAACTCCCAGGATCGGTGCAGCCGGCGCAGCAGCCGGTGAATAGCCATCTTGACAGCATCCTCACTGCGGCCCACCAGCCGGCCGATCTCGCCATAGGTCAGTCCGGCGGCGTAGCGCAGGCGCAGCAGCTCCTGCGCCTCCTCATCTAGCTCGCGCAGCAGGCCGGCCAGGCGTCGCAGGTCCTCCTCGTGCACCAGCGTCGCCAGAGGGTCGTCATCGCTGGGACACGTCAGGGCATCGCACAGGGGAGCGTGCTGCCGCCGACGGTGATGATCGGCGGCGCGCCGGCGGGCGATGCTGAATAGCCAGGGGGCGAACCGCCCCTGCTCCCGGTAGCCATCCAGCCCGGCCAGCGCCTCGGTGAAAACCTGGGCGGTGGCGTCCTCAGTCTCGTGCACGTCGCCGATGCGGCTGTAGAGGTAGCGGTAGACGCGGGCCACGTAACGATCGTACAGGTCGGCGAAGGCGGCCCGATCGCGCTGGGCTGCCTGTACCAGCCGTGCGTCCTCCGGCTCGGAGGTCGTGGCCCCTTGTTGGGCCAGTGAGAGACTCGGCATCGGTTCCCCTCTCGGCGCCGCGCCGCAGCTTGCAGGGCTTCTCTATGGGTTATATCGGGGCACAAGCGCCAAGGTAACGCCGTCCCCTCAAGTCTGTCGGCCAACAGGGCCGCGGGGCAACTCGGCCGCCGCAGCCGGCTGTGCCCGTGCTCCGCCCTCGCGCCCGTCGGAGCCTACCACCGGCCCTCGACCTCGTGTATAAGAAAGGAATCCAGGAGAGCACTGCCGACGCTGTAGCGCTCATCCGCATTGCTGATTGAGGAGTGGGAGCAGCAGATGGCGAAGGTGGAGTACCGGGAGTACCGACCGGAGGACGCCGAGAGCTTCCTGCGCCTGCACGACAGCGTCTTCCCCCGCATGT carries:
- a CDS encoding sigma-70 family RNA polymerase sigma factor translates to MPSLSLAQQGATTSEPEDARLVQAAQRDRAAFADLYDRYVARVYRYLYSRIGDVHETEDATAQVFTEALAGLDGYREQGRFAPWLFSIARRRAADHHRRRQHAPLCDALTCPSDDDPLATLVHEEDLRRLAGLLRELDEEAQELLRLRYAAGLTYGEIGRLVGRSEDAVKMAIHRLLRRLHRSWELSDGPK